A stretch of Schistocerca cancellata isolate TAMUIC-IGC-003103 chromosome 3, iqSchCanc2.1, whole genome shotgun sequence DNA encodes these proteins:
- the LOC126175282 gene encoding ninjurin-1-like isoform X2 produces the protein MSSTAAIAPEPGTPKTLDANRYATKKTIAQGMLDIALLTANASQLKYVLQAGSKHEFYSLMVGLISTSIVLQGVMGVLFLSLNLLRDCRLHQQSYRASALVINYIALALSVVVTALNLLISAFDPSLGHFLKGTDLA, from the exons AAAACGCTGGACGCCAACCGGTATGCGACGAAGAAGACGATCGCGCAGGGCATGCTGGACATCGCTCTGCTGACTGCCAATGCCAGCCAGCTCAAGTACGTCCTGCAGGCGGGGAGCAAGCACGAGTTCTACTCGCTCATGGTCGGGCTCATCTCCACCTCCATCGTCCTCCAG GGCGTGATGGGCGTGCTCTTCCTGTCGCTGAACCTGCTGCGCGACTGCCGCCTGCACCAGCAGAGCTACCGCGCCTCGGCGCTCGTCATCAACTACATCGCGCTCGCCCTCTCCGTCGTCGTCACCGCGCTCAACCTGCTCATCTCCGCCTTTGACCCCAGTCTCGGGCACTTTCTCAAGGGCACCGACCTCGCCTAG